The following coding sequences are from one Leptolyngbya sp. NIES-3755 window:
- a CDS encoding hypothetical protein (similar to AA sequence:cyanobase_aa:LBDG_15890), which produces MDISKIRADLAVYVEGPGGLDGASDVHFGTVEAVESGNYIKLKKHDSPDGESHWFPVSWVRAVDESAVFLNKTVDQALAELINEAPSGA; this is translated from the coding sequence ATGGATATTTCTAAAATCAGAGCAGATCTAGCCGTGTATGTGGAAGGTCCAGGTGGATTAGATGGCGCGTCAGATGTCCATTTTGGAACGGTCGAAGCAGTTGAATCAGGAAACTATATCAAGCTCAAGAAACATGATTCTCCTGATGGCGAGTCTCATTGGTTTCCCGTCAGTTGGGTTCGTGCAGTGGATGAAAGCGCAGTGTTCTTGAACAAAACAGTGGATCAGGCACTGGCGGAATTGATCAACGAGGCTCCTAGTGGAGCGTAA
- a CDS encoding hypothetical protein (similar to AA sequence:cyanobase_aa:Cyan7425_2083), which yields MDIVEFFEQSAGKWSSMRTSHHLAFKQQEGGKSTIQIELLEKTDPAVIQLCQMYEVDPATAACGARVTWDGTMEWDEEKHSGSTVLVPIADPENPQQGKLLREMGYAEKAPVAGRYEMADNNELTLITEYDTMYSKERLWFESPNVRLRHSILKRFGGFSMASFCSEVRMGGAKPDSQATDTVTANS from the coding sequence ATGGATATTGTTGAATTTTTTGAACAAAGTGCGGGCAAGTGGTCGTCAATGCGAACCAGTCATCATCTCGCGTTTAAACAACAGGAAGGTGGAAAATCGACGATTCAGATCGAACTATTAGAAAAGACTGATCCCGCTGTGATCCAGCTTTGTCAAATGTACGAGGTTGACCCCGCAACGGCAGCCTGCGGAGCGCGAGTCACTTGGGATGGCACGATGGAATGGGACGAAGAAAAGCATTCGGGATCGACCGTTCTTGTCCCGATCGCTGATCCAGAAAATCCGCAACAGGGTAAATTACTCCGCGAAATGGGATATGCCGAAAAAGCTCCTGTCGCGGGTCGCTATGAGATGGCGGATAACAATGAACTGACGCTGATTACGGAATATGACACGATGTATTCCAAAGAGCGGCTGTGGTTTGAAAGCCCGAATGTGCGATTGCGGCATAGCATCTTGAAGCGATTTGGGGGCTTTAGTATGGCTTCATTCTGTTCTGAAGTGAGAATGGGCGGAGCCAAGCCCGATTCACAAGCTACGGATACGGTGACTGCGAATAGCTAG
- a CDS encoding hypothetical protein (Protein of unknown function DUF820;~similar to AA sequence:cyanobase_aa:Ava_1442): protein MQTQIKQITPEEYLELERKADFRSEYRNREIIQMTGGTINHNRIAGNLYAFLKYALRGKGAEPFFSDLRLWIPDSQLYTYPDVMVIQGAPIFLDDRKDTVTNPSLIVEVLSKSTQEYDRSDKFKMYRSISQFQEYVLINQYQIEIEHYAKTSEGWLLRDYGADTKSINLRSLELELAIADLYEGVTFEQD from the coding sequence ATGCAAACCCAAATCAAGCAAATTACCCCTGAAGAATATTTGGAGCTTGAACGCAAAGCCGATTTTCGCAGCGAGTACCGAAATCGAGAAATCATTCAAATGACCGGAGGAACGATTAACCACAACCGAATCGCGGGCAATCTCTATGCTTTTCTAAAGTATGCGTTAAGGGGAAAGGGGGCTGAGCCGTTTTTCAGTGATTTACGGCTGTGGATTCCTGATTCTCAGCTTTATACCTATCCTGATGTGATGGTGATTCAGGGAGCGCCGATTTTTCTCGACGATCGTAAAGATACCGTCACGAATCCCAGTTTGATTGTAGAAGTGTTATCGAAATCAACTCAGGAATACGACCGCTCTGATAAGTTCAAAATGTACCGATCGATTTCTCAGTTTCAAGAATACGTTTTGATCAATCAATATCAGATTGAAATCGAACATTATGCGAAAACGTCTGAAGGTTGGCTACTTCGAGATTATGGAGCCGATACGAAATCGATTAATCTGCGATCGCTGGAATTAGAATTGGCGATCGCAGATCTCTACGAAGGTGTGACTTTTGAGCAAGATTAA
- a CDS encoding major facilitator transporter (similar to AA sequence:cyanobase_aa:Npun_F4496), translating into MAALILLGFSSGLPFYLTGKDPLQAWLSQEGVDLKVIAAFSVAAIPYSLKFLWSPLLDRFVPPLLGRRRGWLIVSQIVLLLAIGWMAFQDTSQLQQTAVNSADICRNETFFKGFCEFRHTLQALSVSPFFIAALVVAFFSASQDIVADAYRTEVLQEYERGAGASVFLLGYRLAILVAGALTFYLAGRFQSWGIEQPWRWVYVIMALLMAIGLMSSLIAPEPTAQIRPPETLAESVVMPFQDFIGRNGAGRALAILVFIVVYRLGDSLLRNVATPFLLDKGLKFSPDDLATPRALSIAAVIVGTLAGGAIMTRIGINRSLWFFAVLQASGNLLYVALAEVGKNFPLMILAINLENFCAGLESAAFVAFLMGLCNPGLSATQYALLSSLAAFSRDILVAPAGQWAQSMGWTAFFLLTAILALPGLLLLPLFAPWKERRAD; encoded by the coding sequence ATGGCGGCTCTGATTCTATTAGGCTTCTCATCTGGTTTGCCATTTTATTTAACCGGGAAAGATCCGCTGCAAGCCTGGTTAAGTCAAGAAGGAGTTGATCTAAAAGTGATTGCAGCTTTTAGCGTCGCGGCGATCCCGTATTCACTGAAATTTCTGTGGTCGCCATTGCTCGATCGCTTTGTTCCCCCATTACTGGGGCGCAGACGCGGCTGGCTGATTGTCAGTCAGATCGTTTTATTATTAGCGATCGGCTGGATGGCGTTTCAAGATACGAGCCAACTCCAGCAGACGGCTGTTAATTCGGCAGATATTTGTCGAAATGAAACTTTTTTCAAAGGCTTCTGTGAGTTTCGCCACACGCTTCAGGCTCTTTCAGTCAGCCCATTTTTCATCGCTGCATTAGTCGTTGCATTCTTTAGTGCAAGTCAGGATATTGTCGCAGATGCCTATCGAACTGAAGTTTTACAGGAATATGAACGGGGTGCGGGAGCTTCAGTATTTCTGCTCGGTTATCGATTGGCAATCTTAGTCGCTGGAGCGCTGACATTCTATTTAGCAGGGCGGTTTCAAAGTTGGGGAATCGAGCAACCGTGGCGATGGGTTTATGTGATTATGGCGTTGCTGATGGCGATCGGGTTAATGAGTTCGCTGATTGCCCCAGAACCGACCGCGCAAATTCGCCCACCCGAAACGTTGGCAGAATCGGTTGTGATGCCCTTTCAAGATTTTATTGGACGAAATGGAGCAGGACGGGCACTTGCTATTCTTGTGTTTATTGTCGTTTATCGATTGGGTGATTCTTTACTAAGAAATGTGGCAACACCGTTCCTACTCGATAAAGGGTTGAAGTTTAGCCCGGATGATTTAGCGACTCCTAGGGCATTGAGTATTGCAGCAGTGATTGTCGGAACGTTGGCGGGTGGCGCGATTATGACGCGAATTGGAATTAATCGATCGCTCTGGTTTTTCGCGGTTCTACAAGCAAGTGGAAATCTACTCTATGTGGCATTAGCGGAAGTTGGAAAGAATTTTCCCTTGATGATTTTGGCGATTAATCTAGAAAACTTCTGTGCTGGGTTGGAATCAGCCGCGTTCGTGGCATTTCTCATGGGGCTTTGCAATCCGGGACTTTCTGCAACTCAATACGCACTTCTATCAAGTTTGGCGGCGTTTAGCAGAGATATTCTCGTTGCACCAGCGGGACAGTGGGCGCAGTCGATGGGCTGGACAGCGTTCTTTTTACTGACTGCAATTTTGGCGTTACCTGGATTATTGCTGCTGCCGTTGTTCGCGCCGTGGAAAGAGCGTCGAGCCGATTAA
- a CDS encoding LexA repressor (similar to AA sequence:cyanobase_aa:LBDG_03000), translated as MEPLTEAQQQLYDWLVEYIRDHQHAPSIRQMMTAMNLKSPAPVQSRLEHLRNKGYIGWTEGQARTIRILNPLPQGVPIRGAIAATSLVETFPDVEVEYLDLSNLLLKPNHFALKVRGHSMIDALIDDGDIVILQPVNDARTIKNDTIVAAHHQGKATLKYFERKGSKVILKPGNPNRELYPVTEVPASEVEIQGILVGVWRGYGKL; from the coding sequence ATGGAACCCCTTACCGAAGCCCAACAACAACTCTACGATTGGTTGGTCGAATATATCCGCGACCACCAACACGCTCCGTCGATTCGGCAAATGATGACCGCGATGAATCTCAAGTCCCCGGCTCCGGTTCAAAGCCGCTTGGAGCACCTCCGCAACAAGGGCTACATCGGTTGGACTGAGGGGCAAGCCCGCACGATTCGGATTCTCAATCCCTTACCGCAAGGGGTTCCGATTCGAGGCGCGATCGCAGCAACAAGCTTGGTCGAAACCTTCCCAGATGTAGAAGTCGAATATCTGGATCTCTCGAATCTGCTCCTGAAGCCGAATCATTTCGCGCTAAAAGTTCGTGGTCACAGCATGATCGATGCTCTGATCGATGATGGCGACATTGTGATTTTGCAGCCTGTGAACGATGCGAGAACGATCAAGAATGACACGATCGTTGCAGCACACCATCAAGGAAAAGCAACGCTGAAATATTTCGAGCGCAAAGGTAGCAAAGTCATTCTCAAACCGGGCAATCCGAATCGCGAATTGTATCCCGTTACCGAAGTTCCCGCTTCAGAAGTCGAAATTCAAGGCATCTTGGTCGGCGTTTGGCGTGGATACGGAAAACTCTAG
- a CDS encoding methyltransferase type 11 (similar to AA sequence:cyanobase_aa:LBDG_09390), whose protein sequence is MTAIRETKPRLTSRLVSGLLSIPPVFNLARVRARNMMIKRAESIGVPWTKIVADLQERDWSSEFEKVNHPNLEYPEYYLRPFHAYENGNLGWEPATEVEVAAYAVHARIWKDAGKDGDRRLRESYHDVLKAQISTAPKDIVDFGCSVGMSTFALQETFPNSTVTGVDLSPYFLSVAEYQTGDRKNIHWLHAAAESTGLPAASYDLVSACLLFHELPQDAAIAILQEARRLLRPGGHFAIMDMNPRSEVHAKMPPYILTLLKSTEPYLDQYFALDLESAIVQAGFDRPTLTCNSPRHRTLIAQAN, encoded by the coding sequence ATGACTGCGATTCGCGAAACTAAGCCCAGACTGACTTCCCGCCTTGTGAGCGGTCTTTTATCGATTCCTCCGGTGTTCAATCTGGCAAGGGTTCGCGCTCGAAATATGATGATCAAACGGGCTGAATCGATCGGGGTTCCTTGGACAAAAATTGTGGCGGATTTGCAGGAGCGCGATTGGTCAAGCGAATTTGAAAAAGTGAATCATCCAAACTTGGAATATCCCGAATATTATTTGCGTCCATTTCATGCGTATGAAAACGGAAATTTAGGCTGGGAACCTGCGACTGAAGTGGAAGTGGCGGCGTATGCGGTTCATGCTCGGATTTGGAAAGATGCGGGGAAAGATGGCGATCGACGTTTACGCGAAAGTTATCACGATGTTTTGAAAGCTCAGATTTCGACTGCACCAAAAGATATTGTTGATTTCGGTTGTAGCGTGGGAATGAGCACTTTCGCGCTACAAGAAACGTTCCCGAATTCGACTGTTACAGGTGTTGATCTTTCACCTTATTTTCTGTCAGTTGCAGAGTATCAAACTGGCGATCGTAAAAATATTCATTGGCTCCATGCAGCGGCAGAATCAACCGGATTACCTGCGGCTTCTTATGATTTAGTTTCGGCTTGTTTGTTGTTTCATGAATTGCCGCAAGATGCCGCGATCGCGATTCTTCAAGAAGCAAGAAGATTACTTCGTCCGGGTGGACATTTCGCAATTATGGATATGAATCCACGCTCTGAAGTTCATGCCAAAATGCCACCTTATATTCTGACTTTGTTGAAGAGTACAGAGCCGTATTTGGATCAATATTTCGCTTTGGACTTGGAAAGTGCGATCGTTCAAGCGGGCTTCGATCGACCGACTTTAACTTGCAATTCTCCGCGTCACCGCACTTTGATTGCTCAAGCAAATTAG
- a CDS encoding plasmid stabilization protein (similar to AA sequence:cyanobase_aa:sll5094), with translation MKGWLLDTNIVSELRKPNCHPIVKQWVNLQPPQSFYLSTVTLAEIRFGISLTKDLTFREELTQWLEETLRPWFSDRTLPVGEDVILVWRQMLESGRKQGYTYGQPDLFIAAIAQLHDLCVVTRNTADFQKSGVPVFNPFTDFQP, from the coding sequence ATGAAAGGTTGGCTGCTCGACACCAATATCGTTTCTGAACTTCGCAAGCCAAACTGTCATCCTATAGTGAAGCAATGGGTTAACCTCCAGCCACCTCAGTCTTTCTATTTGAGTACTGTAACTTTGGCAGAAATCCGGTTTGGAATCTCACTAACTAAGGATTTAACGTTTCGTGAAGAACTTACTCAGTGGCTCGAAGAAACGCTACGTCCTTGGTTTAGCGATCGAACTTTGCCCGTTGGCGAGGATGTGATTCTTGTTTGGCGGCAAATGTTGGAGAGCGGACGAAAGCAAGGATATACCTATGGTCAGCCCGATCTTTTCATTGCTGCGATCGCACAGTTGCATGATCTTTGTGTTGTCACCCGGAACACTGCTGACTTTCAGAAATCAGGTGTTCCGGTCTTCAATCCATTCACCGATTTCCAGCCCTAA
- a CDS encoding hypothetical protein (similar to AA sequence:cyanobase_aa:ssl5095), which yields MSNSFSLDRYPGWKLEDAKARFSEVVRLAREKTPQRITVRGEDAVVILSAQEFAKLLPLLEQPNLHELLSQSPLSRLEFEHPSVQSPIRDVEL from the coding sequence ATGTCTAATTCATTCTCACTCGATCGCTATCCAGGTTGGAAGCTAGAAGACGCAAAAGCCCGATTCAGTGAAGTCGTTCGATTAGCACGAGAGAAAACACCCCAACGAATTACAGTACGTGGTGAAGATGCAGTCGTGATTCTTTCAGCACAGGAGTTTGCGAAATTATTACCTCTGTTAGAGCAGCCGAATCTTCATGAGCTACTGTCTCAGTCCCCATTGAGTCGATTGGAGTTTGAGCACCCTAGCGTTCAATCTCCTATTCGAGATGTTGAACTATGA
- a CDS encoding tetratricopeptide repeat domain protein (similar to AA sequence:cyanobase_aa:LBDG_46710), translating to MRFTRLLFHLAAISVLGLVAFPAIAQESKPDAPKPTPEEATRLQQAQNFFSQGENRVRDAKYRDALESFNQAIQLNPTWGSPYVSRGAIRSKLGDHQGAIQDLDQAAQLNPTDATIYAHRGSARFNLGDTEAAIADLTQAIQLNPNLAAAYVNRGFIRSQSQSWDEAIADFDQALRVEPKYAPALVNRGFAKLQKGDRLAALNDLDEAIKLQPNSAEAFVARGTIQHQIGESEKAIADFSQAIRLRPTLADAYYNRAQVNAQLGYLEAAETDLTKLATLTPDRATVFHQRGMVRAALNNPEGAIADYNQALKLDPNFAPAIKSRGDLRAASGDKQGAIADYSQAVQIQPNFAGALSQRAELRERLGDRFGATQDFSAAVDADSNNPSAYEDRGEARMKTGDIQGAIADFSKAISLASNRPKAFYHRGILLMRMGNRQSAIVDLQRAADLFLQRGDAEGYRNTLAQINQM from the coding sequence ATGCGTTTTACTCGTCTTCTGTTTCATCTTGCCGCAATCTCGGTTTTAGGACTGGTTGCTTTTCCTGCGATCGCTCAAGAGTCCAAGCCTGATGCACCCAAACCGACTCCTGAAGAGGCAACTCGACTTCAGCAAGCTCAGAATTTTTTCAGTCAAGGTGAGAATCGAGTCCGAGATGCCAAATACCGCGATGCGCTGGAATCTTTCAATCAGGCAATTCAACTGAATCCCACTTGGGGCAGTCCGTATGTCAGTCGTGGCGCAATTCGATCGAAGCTCGGAGATCACCAAGGAGCCATCCAAGATCTCGATCAAGCTGCACAACTCAATCCCACCGATGCCACGATCTACGCACATCGGGGCAGTGCACGATTCAATCTGGGAGACACCGAAGCAGCGATCGCTGACCTAACTCAAGCCATTCAACTCAATCCAAATCTTGCCGCTGCTTACGTAAATCGCGGATTTATCCGGAGTCAATCACAAAGTTGGGATGAAGCGATCGCAGATTTTGACCAAGCTCTGAGAGTCGAACCAAAATACGCTCCTGCTCTCGTCAATCGTGGATTTGCCAAATTACAAAAAGGCGATCGACTAGCGGCGTTGAACGATTTGGATGAAGCAATCAAACTGCAACCCAATTCCGCTGAGGCTTTCGTCGCTCGTGGCACAATCCAGCATCAAATTGGCGAATCAGAAAAAGCGATCGCGGATTTCTCCCAAGCGATTCGTCTGAGACCGACTTTAGCTGATGCCTACTACAATCGCGCTCAAGTCAATGCCCAACTCGGTTATCTCGAAGCTGCTGAAACAGATTTAACGAAATTGGCAACGCTGACTCCCGATCGTGCCACCGTTTTTCATCAGCGCGGTATGGTTCGAGCAGCACTGAATAATCCTGAAGGTGCGATCGCAGATTACAACCAAGCATTGAAACTCGATCCAAATTTTGCTCCTGCAATCAAGAGCCGTGGAGATTTACGAGCGGCATCCGGTGATAAGCAGGGCGCGATCGCGGATTATTCTCAAGCCGTTCAAATTCAGCCGAACTTTGCAGGCGCACTATCACAAAGAGCGGAATTGCGAGAAAGATTAGGCGATCGATTCGGGGCAACTCAGGATTTTAGTGCTGCTGTCGATGCAGATAGTAACAATCCGAGTGCTTACGAAGATCGGGGTGAAGCACGGATGAAAACTGGAGACATTCAGGGTGCGATCGCGGATTTCAGTAAAGCGATCAGCCTCGCCTCCAACCGCCCAAAAGCGTTCTATCACCGTGGCATTTTATTGATGCGAATGGGCAATCGTCAAAGTGCGATCGTCGATCTGCAACGCGCCGCAGATTTATTCTTGCAAAGGGGCGATGCCGAAGGCTACCGAAACACTTTGGCACAAATCAATCAAATGTAA
- a CDS encoding hypothetical protein (hypothetical protein MC7420_8056;~similar to AA sequence:cyanobase_aa:LBDG_46700): MCICVNCHYVDRCTTYHAVETQHEQAHLTETPDFEATEPTINVNIRDRSDYIEMEWDVVGCLSFKQEQGKWAKLRPGELIPT, encoded by the coding sequence ATGTGTATTTGCGTCAATTGCCATTATGTCGATCGCTGCACTACCTATCACGCGGTCGAAACCCAGCACGAACAAGCCCATTTGACTGAAACTCCGGATTTTGAAGCGACCGAACCCACCATTAATGTAAACATTCGCGATCGCAGTGATTACATCGAGATGGAGTGGGATGTCGTCGGCTGTCTCAGCTTCAAACAAGAACAGGGTAAGTGGGCGAAGCTCAGACCCGGAGAACTCATCCCAACTTAA
- a CDS encoding tRNA nucleotidyltransferase/poly(A) polymerase family protein (similar to AA sequence:cyanobase_aa:LBDG_46690): MSYVASEPWKVFSHTVFLLQYDFDLGYLRVNLQLEHFRNVALISSALSPETWPFNLKWLPKSACLVGGTVRDALLDRHSEYLDLDFVLPFNAVETAQAIARHYRAGFVVLDAERQIARVVFEQGTADFALQVGETLEADLRRRDFTVNAIAYNPHTKDLLDPLRGYEDLQQKRLRMVSVENLAEDPLRLLRAYRQAAQLGFSLESETQQAIRQLAPNLRRIAAERVQSELNYLLGTARGTHWIKTAWEDGLLRDWFPSASIDKLAQIAAIDHVTVHLQETWTEFWSELSRTVRGTPKASEAKGSVRTWVTIAKLASLLPDDPELAEAQLWRLKYSRAEIQAVCTVLRALPQLKSDHAIANWSLAEQYQFFQSVGAVFPAIALLGFAIQLPVDDVAMLIDRFLNPADPVAHPSPILTGQDLISLLQIPPSPKIGKILAALQLARAEGKISTREDAIDFAKSLL; the protein is encoded by the coding sequence TTGAGTTATGTTGCGTCTGAACCGTGGAAAGTTTTCTCCCACACAGTTTTTTTGTTACAGTACGACTTCGATCTAGGTTACTTGCGCGTGAATTTGCAGTTAGAACATTTTCGCAACGTGGCATTGATTTCATCTGCTCTGTCTCCGGAGACGTGGCCCTTTAATCTAAAGTGGTTGCCAAAATCCGCTTGTTTGGTGGGCGGGACAGTGCGAGATGCGTTGCTCGATCGACATTCTGAATATCTCGATCTCGATTTTGTGTTGCCCTTTAATGCGGTCGAGACGGCACAAGCGATCGCTCGTCATTATCGGGCTGGTTTTGTCGTGCTCGATGCCGAGCGTCAAATTGCTCGCGTCGTGTTTGAACAGGGAACGGCGGATTTTGCGCTTCAGGTGGGTGAAACACTTGAAGCCGATTTGCGACGGCGCGATTTTACGGTGAATGCGATCGCATACAATCCCCATACGAAAGATTTGCTCGATCCGCTTCGGGGATATGAGGATTTGCAGCAGAAACGTCTCAGAATGGTTTCTGTTGAGAATTTGGCTGAAGATCCGTTGCGGCTCTTACGGGCGTATCGTCAAGCCGCTCAGCTTGGATTCTCGCTGGAATCGGAGACTCAGCAGGCAATTCGTCAACTTGCCCCGAATCTGAGGCGGATTGCGGCTGAACGGGTGCAGTCTGAATTGAATTATCTATTAGGAACGGCGCGGGGAACGCACTGGATCAAGACCGCTTGGGAAGATGGATTGCTGCGAGATTGGTTTCCGAGTGCGTCGATCGATAAACTCGCTCAAATCGCCGCGATCGATCATGTCACGGTTCACTTACAAGAGACTTGGACAGAATTTTGGTCAGAACTGAGTCGAACCGTTCGCGGCACTCCGAAAGCTTCTGAAGCAAAAGGATCAGTTCGGACCTGGGTGACGATCGCGAAACTCGCAAGTTTGCTTCCCGATGATCCCGAACTTGCAGAAGCGCAATTATGGCGATTGAAATACAGTCGTGCGGAAATTCAAGCCGTGTGTACGGTTTTGAGAGCGTTGCCGCAGTTGAAATCGGATCATGCGATCGCCAATTGGTCACTCGCTGAACAGTATCAATTCTTTCAAAGTGTGGGCGCGGTGTTTCCTGCGATCGCGCTTCTGGGATTTGCGATTCAGCTTCCGGTTGATGATGTTGCGATGTTAATCGATCGGTTTCTGAATCCGGCTGATCCGGTCGCGCATCCGAGTCCGATTTTGACTGGGCAAGATTTGATCAGTTTGTTGCAAATTCCACCGAGTCCGAAAATTGGAAAGATTCTGGCTGCATTGCAACTCGCGAGAGCAGAAGGAAAAATTTCGACTCGTGAAGACGCGATCGACTTTGCGAAATCTTTGCTCTGA
- a CDS encoding hypothetical protein (similar to AA sequence:cyanobase_aa:LBDG_46680), with product MAKRRNQKKEKALRNQAYARKFRKRTNTGRFGNRGRRFDGNRDENEGESGENRVAEGAADV from the coding sequence ATGGCTAAACGCCGTAACCAGAAGAAAGAGAAAGCGCTGCGTAACCAAGCCTACGCACGGAAGTTCCGCAAACGGACCAACACAGGTCGCTTTGGTAATCGGGGTAGACGATTCGATGGCAACCGCGATGAGAACGAAGGTGAGTCGGGTGAAAACCGGGTTGCTGAAGGCGCAGCGGATGTCTAA
- a CDS encoding hypothetical protein (conserved hypothetical protein;~similar to AA sequence:cyanobase_aa:LBDG_32960), with protein MTISTLKWTIEHYHQAIEAGLFDDMRIELLDGELIEMSPEGPPHAGFTDSSSRYIQRLVEGQAIVRVGHPITLLNNSEPEPDLAIVQPFEELYRTERHPYPENVFWIIEYSESSLEKDLKVKTRIYAEANIAEYWVINLRRRELIVFRDPVDGEYQSRSTLTSGMIHPLAFPDIEIEVARLIR; from the coding sequence ATGACGATTAGCACTTTGAAATGGACGATCGAACACTATCACCAAGCGATCGAGGCGGGTCTTTTCGATGACATGCGGATTGAATTATTAGATGGAGAATTGATTGAAATGTCACCTGAAGGACCACCCCATGCTGGTTTTACTGATAGTTCATCCCGGTACATTCAGCGACTTGTAGAAGGACAAGCCATCGTTCGAGTTGGGCATCCCATTACACTTCTGAACAATTCTGAACCAGAACCTGATTTGGCGATCGTTCAACCGTTTGAAGAACTCTACAGAACCGAACGCCACCCCTACCCAGAAAACGTCTTTTGGATTATTGAATACTCAGAATCTAGTCTTGAAAAAGATCTGAAAGTCAAAACTAGAATCTATGCAGAAGCGAATATTGCTGAGTATTGGGTGATCAACCTGAGAAGAAGAGAATTAATCGTGTTTCGTGATCCAGTCGATGGAGAGTATCAGTCACGAAGCACCTTAACCAGTGGCATGATTCACCCGCTTGCTTTTCCAGACATTGAGATTGAAGTCGCAAGACTGATTCGATAA